The Methanosarcina acetivorans C2A genome includes the window TCTTACTCATAATTTCCCCCAACTGTGAAAATTTTGACCTCACATTTAGTTGTTAGACTAACCTGTAGTATTAATGTAAATTATAAATCTAAATTATAATAACCATTCGATATATCTTTTGACAAAAGATAGCGCGATATGAAACAATAAAGAGTATTTAAAAAAAATCATCTTTACTGTTACAAGCTTACTGTTACAAGCTAAAAACTTCTTTTTAACGATATTACAGGAAGCTTCGGGCAAAACCGTAAGATTTTTGTTATTATCTTATTTGCTATCTAGTTGTATAACTTATTTCATTAGACACTGACACAGCATTTTCACTTGGGTTGTGGCAAAAATATCTATTCTTGGTTTTACCCTGGCCTCGTATTTGAGCCAGCTTCAACAATAAGTGGCTTCTGCATCATACTAAACTGGTTGATCAAGTTCCAAGCATTATCAAATTAATTGTTTAGGGCTGACGCTTAATCAAGTTCTAAGCATTATCAAAATTAATTGTTGTAGAGATGACGCTTACACTTGATTATATTCTGTTACAGTGAATCTTATAGTGAATTCGATCCCATTTTCTCTCTTCAGTTCAAGTTCCCCGTCTAACTGGTCTACGAGGGAAGTTACCAGCTGAAGCCCAAGGCTGCCAAGATCTTCAATATCAAGGTTTTCAGGAATGCCTGCACCATTGTCTGAAACGGTCAGAACAAAATCGGTACTCTTATTTCTCTCCTTTTTGTGTTCTCCATTTTCTTCTCTATGGAGTTTTATTCGAATTTCCCCTTCTTCGTCTTCAGTAAATGCATGTTTGAAAGAATTGGAAACGAGTTCGTTGATGATTATCCCCAAAGGGACTGCAGTATCCATATTAAGGAAAATGTTTTCTTCCAGATCCATATTTAAGCAGATATTTGAATTTCCAAGCCTGTATGTCTGGAAAAGATTTTCAGCGAGTTCCTCAATGTACGGCGAAAAGTTAAGTGTGTCGAGCCCTTCACTTTTGTGCAGTTCCTCATGGATAAGAGCCATGGATATTACTCTGTCCTGACTTTCCCTGAAAGCGTCCATAACTTCTGAATTCATTATATATTTTTTGTTACCGAACTTTTCCGCCTGAAGGTCAAGAAGGGAGGAAATAACCTGCAGGTTATTTTTGATCCGATGGTGGATTTCCTTTTTACGGGCAATCTCGATAGTTGCCAGAGATTTTTCTGCCTCTTTCCTCTCGGTAATGTCGAGAACAAAGGCTATGCCTTCATTGCTCTCCTTATCGAAGGTAGCTATCCCGACGATGACAGGTACACGCGAGCCATCTTTGCGTGTGTACTCCTTCTCGTAGGGCGTATTCATGTCTGAGGCTTTCAGTTCCGCGGTGGCGTGCTCATCCAGGTGACGGTACTCCGGTGGAGTTATCTTGTCCCATTTAACCCTTCCAGCCTGCAGGTCCTCGCGCGTGTAACCGACTATCTCCAGTAACTTATCGTTGGCGTCGATTATCGAACCGTCCAGATTATAGTAAAACACACCGAGTAGATTCGATTCGTAAAACCGGCGCAGGCGCGCTTCGCTCTCCCTCAGCGCCTCCTCTGCATGTTTCCTCTCTGTAGTGTCTCTGGTAATAGCTGAGATAGCCACAAGCTTTCCATAAGAATCAAAAACCGGAGAAATAGTCAATGAAACATTTATTGTTGCACCATCTTTTTTTAACCGTAACGTTTCGTAGTTCTTGATCTTTTCTCCCTGTTTGATCTCTCCAATAAATTGGCTTATTTCTCCTTTAAGATTATCCGGTTCGAGTATTGATACATTTTTTCCCAGTATTTCTTCAGCTGAATAGCCATAAATCTGCTCTGCACCCTTATTCCAACTGGTAATAATACCTTTAAGAGATTCAGTTATAATAGCATCGTTCGATGATTCTACAACATCCGCCAGTATCCGAATTTTCTCTTCAGCTTCTTTACGTTCAGTAATATCCTGAACTATTCCCTTCAGTCTACCAGGTATATTTTTCTCATTGAAGATAACTCTGGACTGCATATTGACTGTGCGTTCTTCCTCGTTAGCCAGGACAATCCTGAATTCAATGTTGAAAGATTTACCATTCAGAATATTCTTATAGGCATTGTCCATATCTTCTCTATCGGTGGGGTGGACATAACTTAAGAATTCATTGTAAGGTGGGGCTGATTCTTGAGGATTGAGTCCGAAAATACGATACATTTCCTCAGACCAGTATGCTTTATCGGTCTCAATGTCCCACTCCCAATTTCCAATGTGAGCTATTTTTTGAGCTTCGGAGAGCCTTCTCTCTTCTTCCATTAATGATTTATAAGCTTCTTCAAGTTCAGCTGTACGTTCCTTAACTTTTTCCTCCAGATTTTCATGTGCTTTTTTTAGAGCTTCCTCCGCCTTTTTGCGCTCTGTAATGTCTACGAATGCAGAAACAGATCCTCGTGGGTTGCCCTGCTCGTCAAGCAGGGATCTGGCGTTGCCCAGTACATGTCTTATCTCACCGTCAGCAGATACAATATCCAGCTCGCAGTTGTTTACCTCTCTACCTGCAGCGGCCATCTGCGACGGCATATTTTCAGGCGGGATCTCTCTCCCGTCCTTGAATAGCTCAAACATTTCGGGCCTCTCTCCTTCAGGAGCGGATTTGGAAAAGTTTGTACCCACGGGAACCCGCAGCCATTCATAGGAGAGGCGGTTACCGGTTAGCTGACCCGCCTGGGGGTCGTGTGTTATAAACACAGCAACAGGCACGGCATCTAATACTGCTTCCAGTTCATCAGAGTGAGCTTGCTCACGTTTTTCGCTTTCCCGCAGCGCGTCCACCAGTGCATCACGTTCCGCAAGCGACCGGGCCAGCTTGACATTGCTGTAGCTTAGCTTTGAGAACATGCTAGCAAGCTTCATGAAAAAAGCCATACCTGTGTCCAAAGCTTCCCTGCTCAGCCGGGGAACTTTTTCAAGCGCTGCTATATATTCCTCTTCATTGAAACCGTATTTTCTGGCCTGGGATCGAAAGAGTTCGTAGTCTGGAGTTTCGTCTTCAAAAAAGAACTGCCCTGAGAAGATATTGCCGACGTGCTGGCCGCCCACCATGATGGGAGTTGCAATGTCCCACATGTTGTTCTTGCATCTGTACAGCTTAAACTCTCCCGGGGAAACACCCCCGGATAGCTTCGTGTCGCTTTCTACACAGTGCTTGCAGGTTTCGAGGTTAACCCTGTGGAATTCGGTGCAGATATCCTGCCATCCTACACCCGCCAGAACATTGCCTTTGAGATCGATCAGGCTCATGGGAATGTGAGCAAGCGTATAGAAATCATCCATAAGGGATTGGATCGCCTGGGAATCAATGATATCTGCCAGCTCCAGG containing:
- a CDS encoding PAS domain S-box protein, with product MRKKLRNSGIDIVGDVPWGTHFCQFYHTEEDLIDILVPYFKAGLENNELCVWIISQPLEVEEAKAAMKRAIPDIDVYLEKGQIEIVPYTHGYLKGGIFDPDGVVNSWVEKIDKALARGYDGLRAAGDNRWLEKEGWSGFIDYENKVDAIIGKSHVIALCPYYLDMCSTTEVIDVVSNHQFALIKREEKWERIENSGRKRAEKEAIQAAKNWEYTFDAVPDLIAIVDDKYRVIRANRAMKAKLGVTPEECTELTCYHVIHGTDSPPSFCPHRQFLNDGVEHTAEVCENRLGGYFVVSASPLHDSEGKLIGSIYVARDINERKKVEERLKESEEKYRNIVETANEGIFIINSGIRITYSNKKMSEILGYSLEEMIGRSLWDFVDEESRDILNRNMDNRRQGINEIYELKLICKDSSPVWTLISAKALFNKGGEFTGSLGMLTDITDRKRAEEALRQSEQRVRLKLESILSPSREIGNLELADIIDSQAIQSLMDDFYTLAHIPMSLIDLKGNVLAGVGWQDICTEFHRVNLETCKHCVESDTKLSGGVSPGEFKLYRCKNNMWDIATPIMVGGQHVGNIFSGQFFFEDETPDYELFRSQARKYGFNEEEYIAALEKVPRLSREALDTGMAFFMKLASMFSKLSYSNVKLARSLAERDALVDALRESEKREQAHSDELEAVLDAVPVAVFITHDPQAGQLTGNRLSYEWLRVPVGTNFSKSAPEGERPEMFELFKDGREIPPENMPSQMAAAGREVNNCELDIVSADGEIRHVLGNARSLLDEQGNPRGSVSAFVDITERKKAEEALKKAHENLEEKVKERTAELEEAYKSLMEEERRLSEAQKIAHIGNWEWDIETDKAYWSEEMYRIFGLNPQESAPPYNEFLSYVHPTDREDMDNAYKNILNGKSFNIEFRIVLANEEERTVNMQSRVIFNEKNIPGRLKGIVQDITERKEAEEKIRILADVVESSNDAIITESLKGIITSWNKGAEQIYGYSAEEILGKNVSILEPDNLKGEISQFIGEIKQGEKIKNYETLRLKKDGATINVSLTISPVFDSYGKLVAISAITRDTTERKHAEEALRESEARLRRFYESNLLGVFYYNLDGSIIDANDKLLEIVGYTREDLQAGRVKWDKITPPEYRHLDEHATAELKASDMNTPYEKEYTRKDGSRVPVIVGIATFDKESNEGIAFVLDITERKEAEKSLATIEIARKKEIHHRIKNNLQVISSLLDLQAEKFGNKKYIMNSEVMDAFRESQDRVISMALIHEELHKSEGLDTLNFSPYIEELAENLFQTYRLGNSNICLNMDLEENIFLNMDTAVPLGIIINELVSNSFKHAFTEDEEGEIRIKLHREENGEHKKERNKSTDFVLTVSDNGAGIPENLDIEDLGSLGLQLVTSLVDQLDGELELKRENGIEFTIRFTVTEYNQV